In a genomic window of Akkermansiaceae bacterium:
- a CDS encoding SulP family inorganic anion transporter, whose translation MFDLFTKKNGNLKDDSLSGLTVALALVPEAIAFSFIAKVDPLVGLWAAVFMGFITATLGGRPGMISGATGAIAVVAGSAVKYGNEIGEDLGLQFLFAVIIVAGAIQILFGLLKLARFIRLVPHPVMIGFVNGLAIVICMGQFGFFKSQGAWMQGGALWLMIGLVVLTMAIIQFFPKVTKAVPSTLVAIIIVGIIAYFLPDARTIENVLKDGGGDGTLSNSFPAFAFPTGFNWLEHWRFILKTAFVVAMVGIIESLMTLQLIDEITETRGQGNRESIAQGAANILSGLFHGMGGCAMIGQSLINIKSGGRGRTSGVVAAVSLALFIMIGGPVIIQIPIAALVGVMFMVVIGTFEWSTFKSFGKIAKSEMLIILTVTLVTAILHDLALAVFVGVILSALVFAWESSKHITVTMHKDTPEERIYGVEGMLYFGSVREFSDKFQAKSDVPNIVIDFEEARVCDLSGLEAINALGERYRNAGKVLHVRHLSPDCQQMLEKAGSLVDIEVLPDDPHYSVARLRSEDSRIIGS comes from the coding sequence ATGTTTGATCTCTTCACCAAGAAAAACGGCAACCTCAAGGACGACTCCCTGTCGGGTCTGACAGTGGCTCTTGCCCTCGTTCCCGAAGCCATCGCCTTTTCATTTATCGCCAAAGTCGATCCGCTGGTCGGCCTCTGGGCGGCTGTGTTCATGGGTTTTATCACCGCCACCCTCGGTGGTCGGCCCGGTATGATCTCAGGAGCCACGGGAGCCATCGCCGTGGTCGCCGGCTCGGCGGTGAAGTATGGCAATGAGATCGGCGAAGACCTCGGGCTTCAGTTCCTGTTTGCGGTCATCATCGTGGCGGGTGCGATCCAGATCCTGTTTGGTCTGCTGAAACTTGCCCGTTTCATCCGCCTGGTCCCCCACCCGGTGATGATCGGCTTTGTCAACGGGCTGGCCATTGTGATCTGCATGGGCCAGTTCGGCTTTTTCAAATCGCAGGGTGCGTGGATGCAGGGCGGTGCTCTCTGGCTGATGATCGGACTGGTGGTCCTGACGATGGCCATCATCCAGTTTTTCCCGAAAGTCACCAAAGCGGTGCCGTCCACCCTGGTTGCGATCATCATCGTCGGCATCATCGCCTACTTCTTACCCGATGCGCGGACGATCGAAAACGTGCTGAAAGACGGCGGTGGCGACGGCACCCTCAGCAACAGCTTCCCGGCATTCGCATTTCCCACGGGATTCAACTGGCTGGAGCACTGGCGGTTCATTCTGAAGACCGCGTTTGTGGTGGCCATGGTCGGCATCATCGAATCGCTGATGACCCTCCAGCTCATTGATGAAATCACAGAAACCCGTGGCCAGGGCAACCGCGAGAGTATTGCCCAGGGAGCCGCCAACATCCTCTCCGGGCTGTTCCACGGCATGGGTGGCTGCGCCATGATCGGCCAGTCGCTGATCAATATCAAATCCGGCGGTCGTGGCCGCACCTCGGGGGTGGTTGCCGCCGTTTCACTCGCCCTGTTTATCATGATCGGAGGCCCCGTCATCATCCAGATCCCGATCGCCGCACTGGTCGGTGTGATGTTTATGGTGGTGATCGGCACGTTTGAGTGGTCGACGTTCAAGAGCTTTGGAAAGATCGCCAAGTCCGAGATGCTTATCATCCTTACCGTGACACTGGTCACTGCGATTCTGCATGATCTTGCGCTGGCGGTATTCGTCGGGGTCATCCTCTCCGCCCTCGTCTTCGCCTGGGAGAGCTCGAAGCACATTACCGTGACCATGCACAAAGACACACCGGAAGAGCGCATCTACGGGGTTGAAGGCATGCTTTACTTCGGCTCGGTGCGCGAGTTCTCCGATAAATTCCAGGCGAAGTCCGACGTTCCCAACATCGTCATTGATTTTGAAGAAGCCCGCGTCTGCGACCTGTCGGGGCTCGAGGCCATCAACGCGCTGGGCGAACGATACCGTAACGCCGGCAAGGTGCTGCACGTCCGCCACCTATCACCCGACTGCCAACAGATGTTAGAAAAAGCCGGCAGCTTGGTCGACATCGAAGTCCTCCCCGACGACCCGCACTATTCCGTCGCCCGACTCCGCAGTGAGGACAGCAGGATCATCGGGTCATAA
- a CDS encoding histone deacetylase: MRCFYSSDLDLKLDLPEGHPFPGDKYSTCREMLLQNGILRPEEIIDVAQTDLHVLKRVHDGEYLSKIYHGALDMREQLALGLPANPKLFARCATEAEATRQTCHAALAEGVAVCLAGGTHHAFRGRGEGFCVFNDVAIAVRDLQEKQPGIRIMIVDTDAHQGNGTNSLLQNDPRVFTYSIHVGQSASLTSRVDGSMDVETVRYVEGDMYLKQLFNTLAGALDVFNPDLVIWVAGADNHSNDLLGNMMLTVTDMQRRDDVIIRAFIKNRIPLAILYGGGYNRHPGLTAKLHRNTVASAKKIAAEFGKG, from the coding sequence ATGCGCTGCTTTTATTCATCGGACCTCGACCTGAAACTGGACTTGCCAGAGGGTCATCCATTTCCCGGTGACAAGTATTCAACATGCCGCGAGATGCTGCTGCAGAATGGCATCCTCAGACCGGAGGAAATCATCGATGTCGCCCAGACCGACCTTCATGTGCTCAAGCGTGTGCACGACGGCGAGTATCTCTCCAAGATCTACCACGGCGCCCTCGACATGCGTGAGCAGCTCGCCCTCGGACTGCCCGCCAACCCGAAACTCTTCGCCCGCTGCGCCACCGAAGCCGAGGCGACCCGGCAGACCTGCCACGCCGCGCTCGCGGAAGGTGTCGCCGTGTGCCTCGCCGGAGGAACCCACCACGCCTTCAGGGGTCGGGGTGAAGGGTTCTGTGTTTTTAACGATGTCGCCATCGCTGTGCGTGACTTGCAGGAAAAACAACCCGGCATCCGCATCATGATTGTGGATACCGATGCCCACCAGGGGAACGGCACCAACAGCCTGCTGCAAAACGATCCACGCGTATTCACCTACTCGATCCACGTCGGCCAGTCCGCCTCACTGACCAGCCGGGTCGATGGCTCGATGGATGTGGAAACCGTCCGCTACGTCGAGGGCGACATGTATCTCAAACAACTCTTCAACACCCTTGCAGGTGCCCTGGATGTCTTTAACCCCGACCTCGTCATCTGGGTCGCCGGTGCCGACAACCATTCCAACGACCTGTTAGGAAACATGATGCTCACCGTCACCGACATGCAACGCCGCGACGACGTCATCATCCGCGCCTTTATCAAAAACCGCATCCCCCTCGCCATCCTCTACGGCGGCGGCTACAACCGCCACCCCGGCCTGACCGCCAAACTCCACCGGAACACGGTGGCATCGGCGAAGAAAATCGCTGCGGAGTTCGGCAAGGGGTAA